In Rhodothermus sp., the genomic window AGCACGCCGAAGATGATCGGTACTTCCGTATCAAGCATCGTGCGTGCCAGTCCCTGGGCAGCACTGCCAGCCACATACTCAAAATGACTGGTCGCCCCTCGAATAACCGCTCCCAGGCAGATAATCGCGTCATAGCGACCCGAACGGGCCAGCTTGCGGGCGACCAGCGGCATCTCGAAAGCACCGGGACAGCGCACCACGGTGACCCGGTCCAGATCAACCCCCTGACGTTGCAGCGTATCGAGGGCTCCTTCGAGCAGGCGTTCTGTGATAAAATGGTTGAAGCGGCTGACCACAATGGCCACCTGGGCCCGCTCTATCCGATAGTGTCCTTCGAGGTACGTCGGCATGGTTGACTGCTGAAGCTATACTGAGCGAACGCGAAGCGTCTGGTGCAATCGTTCCACCCGCGGATACGGGATTGTGTACGTACCGAGCAGTGTGTCATCGTGGGCGCGGTGTCCATGATAATCCGATCCGCCTGTTTCCAGCAAGCCAAAGTCGCGAGCTACCTGCCGGTAGTGTTGTACAAGATAGTAGCTATGGGAAGGATGCATCACCTCGATGCCGTCAAGGCCCGCTTCGAGCAGCGCTCGAAAGACCTGGTCGCGCAGGTGCGCGCCGGGATGGGCCAGCACAGCAATGCCGCCGGCTTCGTGCAGGATGGCAACGGCTTCGGCAGCGGTCCAGGCCGGCTTGGGCACATAGCCCGGGCCGTCGGGCAGCAGGTAGCGTTGAAATGCCTCGGTATAGCTGGTAGCATAGCCGGCCGCCACCAGCGCCTGCGCTACGTGCGGTCGTCCCGGCACGCCGCGGCCCACTGTTGTCCGCACCTGGTCTGCTGCGAGAGACACCCCGGCTTTCTGCAGGCGCGCCAGCATCGCTTCGAATCGCTGCACCCGGGCCTCCTGGTAAGCTTTCAGGGCTTCGTTCAGCGCTGGATGGGCCGGATCGAAAAAGTAGCCCAGCAGGTGTACCTCTTCATCATCCACCTGCACGCTCAGCTCTACACCGGGAACCACGACCATACCCCGACGGGCCGCCGCCTGCTCTGCCTCGGCCAGCCCCGCAATCGTATCGTGATCCGTAATGGCCACGCAGTAAAGACCGGCCTCATGGGCCCGGTCTATCAGCTCAGCCGGCGTCAGGCGGCCATCCGAGCAGCACGTATGCAGGTGCAGGTCGGCGCGCCGCAGGTCGAACATATCATTTCTCCGTCAGATGTCCCTTTGCAACGTGCAAATTCGCGTTTAGTTTTAGATCGTGCCGGATTTTTCCCGACAACCAGACGTAGGAAAGCCAGCCAACCTGAAAGGATCATGAAGCAACTGTGGAGTCCCTGGCGCTCGCAGCATATCGAGCGGGTTGTGGAGCAGCCGCTCAGTCAGCCCGGTGCGCCTTCGCTGTTCGTGCGTCTGGCCGCTGAAGGACGTGACGACGAGAACCTCATCCTCTGGCGTGGTACTCATGTTTTTGTTATCATGAATTTATATCCTTACAATAACGGTCACCTGATGATTGTCCCCTACCGACAGGTGGCCGACTATGAAGCCCTGACCCCTGAAGAACAGTGCGAAATGGCGCAAACCGTAGCGCGTTGCATCCGCTGGCTCAAGTATGCGCTGAAGCCTGACGGGTTCAATGTGGGCATGAACCTTGGCAAGGTGGCCGGCGCCGGCATTCCGGACCATGTACACCTGCACGTGGTCCCCCGATGGGAAGGGGATACGAACTTCATGCCTACGCTGGCCGAAACAAAAGTCATTCCTGAAGCACTGCGCGACACCTACCGCAAGCTCCGCGCAGCTATTGAAGCGCTGGAATCCGACCACGAAGCCCCTGCCACCACCTCCTGAATACGCATGTCGCTCCCCTCACAGTCTCCTTCCCTGAACGGCCGGGCGTCTTCGCCCTGGCGGGCCCGTCTGCTGGGTTCGGTAGCGCTGAGCCTGGTAGTGGTCGCGGTGGTTACCTACTTCACATTCGACTGGCAGGCCTTCGTCGAAGCCCTGCACGAAGTCAATCCGTTGCTGCTCATACTTGGTCTCGGAACGGTAGGGCTGCGCGTGCTCTTCGGCGCCTGGCGTCTGCATTACGTCTCACACCGCCATCTGACGTTTCGCGCAGCGGTCCGCTGCCAGCTCGTGTGGGATTTTTCTTCGAACGTGACCCCTTCAGCCATCGGAGGCGGCCCGTTTGCTGCGCTGTTCATTGCCCGGGACCAGCGTCTGCCAGTCGGTGAGACCACCGCCATTTTGCTGTTTGCTATCTTACTGGACCAGCTTTTCTTTGCCTTTTCCATCGTGGTGATTCTGGCTGCGCTGCCCTTTCTACCCGCCCTGCCCTCTGCACTGGGAACGATAGGCAGCGGCACGTTTTTGCTCTACCTGGGACTGGCCCTGAGCTGGGTGGCGTTCTTTGCCTACACCACCTTTTTCCGTCCTGAACTGCTCGAACGCCTGGCGCGGCGCATCCTGCGCTTTCGGCGACTGCGGCGATTTCGCGCTCGCGTCATTCAGGAGCTGTTCAGCCTGAAGGAGCGCACCCAGCTCATCCGCTCCCAGCCTCTCGACTTCTTCCTGAAAGGCTTTCTGCTCACTTCGGCAGCCTGGATCAGCCGACATTTGCTGCTGGTTTTTCTGGTCTGGAGCGTCTATCCCGAAGCGGATGCCGTGCTCGTTTTTATGCGTACGCTGGCCATGACGCTGGGATCGGTCGTCCTACCCACGCCGGGGGGCGCCGGAGGTGTTGAAGGGCTTTACGTCTTGTTTATTGGTCCGCTGATGCCCCGCCACTTTGTGGCTCCTACCCTGTTGCTCTGGCGCCTGCTCAGCTACTATCTGTTTATCGCGTTCGGTCTGTTGCTGACCGGGCACCATATGCAGCAGCGCCTGCGGCGTCGCCGGCAGCAGCGTCCGACGCCCGAACCTGCCGAAAAGCCATGACGCCGACAACCTTCGAGGAACGACTGGCCCGCATCGAAGCCTTCGACCTGCGCAGCGTACACCCGAACCTACGGCTGGGTACGGCCAGCGATCGCTATGCAGGCTGGATCGGTCAGATCTATCCGGAGCATTACCGCCGCACGATCAAAGCAAGGACACGCCGCCTTGAAGGCCGCACCTTCGAGGAGCGCATGCTGCCCATCGCTTCAGTGCGTGATTACTTCAAGCACTTCGACGTGCTGGAGCTGGATTTTACCTTTTACCGCCCCCTGCGTGAGGCAGACGGCCGACCGACAAGCTCGCTCTTTACGCTGCACCAGTACGCCACGCATGCCCCGGCAAGCGCTCGTTTTCTGCTCAAGGCACCGCAGCAGTTTTTCGCGGCCACGTTACGTCGCAGCCGGGGCGACCGCGTCCTCTACGAAACCAATCCCCACTATTTGAATGCCGAAGCCTGCCGTCACCAGTTTATCAAGCCAGCCCGCGACGTGCTGGGCGATCGCCTGCTGGGCGTGATCTTCGAGCAGGAATACCGCCGCGTTGACGACAGCCCCGATCCAGAGGCCAACATTGCGGCACTGGATGCCTTCTTCGACGCACTGAACGGGGAGGTACAGGCTCACCTGGAGCTACGCTCGAGCCACCTGCTCACACCGGCTTACTTCGACTGGCTGGACCGACGCGGCCTGGGGTTCGTCTTCAGCCACTGGACCTGGCTACCCCCACTACGTCGGCAGTGGCGGCTCTGCGGCGAGCGCTTTACGGCTGCCGATCGGAATGCCGTGGTGCGTCTGCTCACCCCACTGCAGATGACCTATGCCGAGGCATACGTCCGCGCGTACCCTTTCGACCGCCCCGTACCCGAGTTGGCCGGCACCCGTCAGGCCCGGGACATGGTGCTCGATGCTACCGCGCTTGTGTTTCGTGCGGCTATGGAGGGCGTGACTGTGAATGTGATTGCGAACAACCGGGCCTGGGGCAA contains:
- a CDS encoding PHP domain-containing protein, translating into MFDLRRADLHLHTCCSDGRLTPAELIDRAHEAGLYCVAITDHDTIAGLAEAEQAAARRGMVVVPGVELSVQVDDEEVHLLGYFFDPAHPALNEALKAYQEARVQRFEAMLARLQKAGVSLAADQVRTTVGRGVPGRPHVAQALVAAGYATSYTEAFQRYLLPDGPGYVPKPAWTAAEAVAILHEAGGIAVLAHPGAHLRDQVFRALLEAGLDGIEVMHPSHSYYLVQHYRQVARDFGLLETGGSDYHGHRAHDDTLLGTYTIPYPRVERLHQTLRVRSV
- a CDS encoding HIT domain-containing protein, with translation MKQLWSPWRSQHIERVVEQPLSQPGAPSLFVRLAAEGRDDENLILWRGTHVFVIMNLYPYNNGHLMIVPYRQVADYEALTPEEQCEMAQTVARCIRWLKYALKPDGFNVGMNLGKVAGAGIPDHVHLHVVPRWEGDTNFMPTLAETKVIPEALRDTYRKLRAAIEALESDHEAPATTS
- the ribH gene encoding 6,7-dimethyl-8-ribityllumazine synthase, with translation MPTYLEGHYRIERAQVAIVVSRFNHFITERLLEGALDTLQRQGVDLDRVTVVRCPGAFEMPLVARKLARSGRYDAIICLGAVIRGATSHFEYVAGSAAQGLARTMLDTEVPIIFGVL
- a CDS encoding DUF72 domain-containing protein, translated to MTPTTFEERLARIEAFDLRSVHPNLRLGTASDRYAGWIGQIYPEHYRRTIKARTRRLEGRTFEERMLPIASVRDYFKHFDVLELDFTFYRPLREADGRPTSSLFTLHQYATHAPASARFLLKAPQQFFAATLRRSRGDRVLYETNPHYLNAEACRHQFIKPARDVLGDRLLGVIFEQEYRRVDDSPDPEANIAALDAFFDALNGEVQAHLELRSSHLLTPAYFDWLDRRGLGFVFSHWTWLPPLRRQWRLCGERFTAADRNAVVRLLTPLQMTYAEAYVRAYPFDRPVPELAGTRQARDMVLDATALVFRAAMEGVTVNVIANNRAWGNAPDLARTIARRVLEEVRRRQML
- a CDS encoding lysylphosphatidylglycerol synthase transmembrane domain-containing protein — its product is MSLPSQSPSLNGRASSPWRARLLGSVALSLVVVAVVTYFTFDWQAFVEALHEVNPLLLILGLGTVGLRVLFGAWRLHYVSHRHLTFRAAVRCQLVWDFSSNVTPSAIGGGPFAALFIARDQRLPVGETTAILLFAILLDQLFFAFSIVVILAALPFLPALPSALGTIGSGTFLLYLGLALSWVAFFAYTTFFRPELLERLARRILRFRRLRRFRARVIQELFSLKERTQLIRSQPLDFFLKGFLLTSAAWISRHLLLVFLVWSVYPEADAVLVFMRTLAMTLGSVVLPTPGGAGGVEGLYVLFIGPLMPRHFVAPTLLLWRLLSYYLFIAFGLLLTGHHMQQRLRRRRQQRPTPEPAEKP